Proteins encoded by one window of Chromobacterium violaceum ATCC 12472:
- a CDS encoding RNA polymerase sigma factor FliA, giving the protein MTFPSFRRSGYAAAAPSVEIDVEAYAPLVRKLASIMIARLPASVELGDLVQVGMIGLIEAARQFDPAQGVQFETFASQRIRGAMLDELRREDWLPRQARRNSRQIEEAISKLEQRLGRAPLESEIAAEMGVELEQYQDMLGDCKGTTLLHFEDFGGGDDEGSHNPVTNIADDDSPDPLAALSDDSFRRQLVSAIKFLPERDQLVMALYYEQELNLKEIGAVLGVTESRVCQLHSQAIARLRAKLKDWL; this is encoded by the coding sequence ATGACCTTTCCGTCCTTCCGCCGATCGGGCTACGCGGCAGCGGCCCCCAGCGTCGAGATCGACGTGGAAGCCTATGCCCCGCTGGTGCGCAAGCTGGCCAGCATCATGATCGCGCGGCTGCCGGCGTCGGTGGAGCTGGGCGATCTGGTCCAGGTCGGCATGATCGGCCTGATCGAGGCCGCCCGCCAGTTCGATCCGGCGCAGGGGGTGCAGTTCGAGACCTTCGCCAGCCAGCGCATCCGCGGCGCGATGCTGGACGAGCTGCGCCGCGAAGACTGGCTGCCGCGCCAGGCGCGCCGCAACTCGCGCCAGATCGAGGAAGCGATTTCCAAGCTGGAACAGAGGCTGGGCCGCGCGCCGCTGGAGTCGGAAATCGCCGCGGAAATGGGCGTGGAGCTGGAGCAATACCAGGACATGCTGGGAGACTGCAAGGGCACCACGCTGCTGCATTTCGAAGACTTCGGCGGCGGCGACGACGAGGGCAGCCACAATCCGGTGACCAATATCGCCGACGACGACTCCCCGGATCCGCTGGCCGCCCTGTCCGACGACAGTTTCCGCCGGCAGCTGGTCAGCGCGATCAAGTTCCTGCCTGAGCGCGACCAACTGGTGATGGCGTTGTATTACGAGCAGGAGCTGAACCTGAAGGAAATCGGCGCGGTGCTCGGCGTCACCGAGTCCCGCGTCTGCCAACTGCACAGCCAGGCCATCGCCCGTCTGCGCGCAAAACTGAAAGACTGGCTGTAG
- a CDS encoding glycosyltransferase family 4 protein encodes MRQRVFGSIDSFVESADSSLKIGRLVGNFGFLQALLRFGEFDQIQLFCPTMGNLQLLRQQLENSLDEDTLNRVVLSHHLNLPDALAATDFDAFHLGDAFFYLPKMAELRARHAAHPFPLTAPTHSLNDVDLGDKIRRLCQAPLREGDAIFCTSRAGEDVMRHYLALHREPGRPPRTEWVPLGIDESYFIPRARAACRKKLGLPERAFCLLYLGRFSPVTKADLTPLLYTLARLRAEPAGPDTPPLEWRLLLAGGGSAGEIASLRQTIGELGLQTCVRLCDNVEDEAKRDLLAAADVFVSPVDNYQETFGLSIVEAMAAGLPVLASDFDGYRDLVVDGETGYLIPTLACPPPALIDALLPVLDANLVSLCCAQGVAVDMECLAQRLRELARSPGLCRAQGEAGRRRAQAHFSWRKVMARYDAWWRTLKREALGAGLAKPAAAPLPPLSAFQSYPSRWLASDVTLQLTPLAEDIVAGKLPMPATYADVSLLSSAPLLAHVLQVVSQLGACGLSEVLEHCPAIAPDYVCYQLAWLLKYGLLRARPLAPAQPAP; translated from the coding sequence ATGAGACAGCGTGTTTTCGGCAGCATAGACTCCTTTGTCGAGTCCGCGGACAGCAGTCTGAAAATCGGCCGGCTGGTCGGCAATTTCGGTTTTTTGCAAGCGCTGCTGCGTTTCGGCGAATTCGATCAGATCCAGCTGTTCTGCCCGACGATGGGCAATCTGCAATTGCTCAGGCAACAGCTGGAAAATTCGCTGGATGAAGACACGCTGAACCGGGTGGTGCTGTCCCACCACCTGAACCTGCCGGACGCGCTGGCCGCCACCGACTTCGACGCCTTCCATCTCGGCGACGCGTTTTTCTATCTGCCCAAGATGGCCGAGCTGCGCGCCCGCCACGCGGCCCATCCCTTTCCGCTCACCGCGCCCACCCACAGCCTGAACGACGTCGATCTGGGCGACAAGATACGCCGCCTGTGCCAGGCCCCCCTCAGGGAGGGAGACGCGATCTTCTGCACCTCCCGCGCCGGCGAGGACGTGATGCGGCACTATCTGGCGCTTCACCGCGAGCCGGGCCGGCCGCCGCGCACGGAGTGGGTGCCGCTAGGCATAGACGAAAGCTATTTCATCCCGCGGGCCCGCGCAGCCTGCCGAAAAAAGCTGGGCCTGCCCGAACGGGCGTTCTGCCTGCTCTATCTGGGCCGTTTTTCGCCGGTCACCAAGGCCGACCTGACGCCGCTGCTCTACACCCTCGCCCGTCTGCGCGCGGAGCCGGCCGGCCCGGATACGCCGCCGCTGGAGTGGCGGCTGCTGCTGGCGGGCGGCGGCAGCGCCGGCGAGATCGCCAGCCTGCGCCAGACCATAGGCGAACTGGGTTTGCAGACATGCGTGCGGCTGTGCGACAACGTCGAGGACGAGGCCAAGCGCGACTTGCTCGCCGCCGCCGACGTCTTCGTCTCGCCGGTCGACAACTATCAGGAAACCTTCGGCCTTTCCATCGTCGAAGCGATGGCCGCCGGCCTGCCGGTGCTCGCCTCGGACTTCGACGGCTACCGCGACCTGGTCGTCGACGGCGAAACCGGCTACCTGATTCCCACGCTGGCCTGCCCCCCGCCAGCCCTGATCGACGCCTTGCTGCCGGTGCTGGATGCCAATCTGGTGTCGCTGTGCTGCGCCCAGGGCGTGGCCGTGGACATGGAATGCCTGGCGCAGCGGCTGCGCGAGCTGGCGCGCAGCCCCGGCCTCTGCCGCGCGCAGGGGGAGGCCGGCCGCAGGCGGGCGCAGGCGCATTTCAGCTGGCGCAAAGTGATGGCGCGCTACGACGCGTGGTGGAGAACGCTCAAGCGGGAGGCGCTCGGCGCGGGCCTGGCCAAGCCGGCCGCGGCGCCCCTGCCGCCGCTGAGCGCGTTTCAAAGCTATCCCAGCCGCTGGCTGGCGAGCGATGTGACGCTGCAGCTCACTCCGCTGGCGGAGGACATCGTCGCCGGCAAGCTGCCGATGCCGGCCACCTATGCCGATGTCTCGCTGCTGTCCAGCGCCCCCCTGCTCGCCCACGTGCTGCAGGTGGTCTCGCAGCTGGGCGCCTGCGGGCTGAGCGAGGTGCTGGAGCACTGTCCGGCCATCGCGCCCGACTATGTCTGCTACCAGCTGGCCTGGCTGCTCAAATACGGCCTGCTGCGCGCGCGGCCGCTGGCGCCGGCTCAGCCGGCGCCCTGA
- a CDS encoding flagellar motor protein encodes MDKISLIAIVMGLTAIIAGQAIEGGSIGSLMQLTAFMIVIGGTTSAVMLQSTPKQFMAGLRMLRWIFRPPNFDHEKMIREVINWSQTSRKGGLLALEGLIATQRDPFTKKAMQMLVDGTEPDTLRAVMEVEISMFEHARRQAARIWESAGGYAPTMGILGAVLGLIHVMENLSDPSKLGGGIAVAFVATVYGVGSANLFFLPMANKLKHLVASELAMKELVVEGVVAIANGENPRIIESRLRGFLAMHE; translated from the coding sequence GTGGACAAGATCAGTCTTATCGCCATTGTAATGGGCCTGACCGCCATCATCGCAGGCCAGGCCATCGAGGGGGGCAGCATTGGCTCGCTGATGCAGCTGACCGCCTTCATGATCGTGATCGGCGGCACCACCAGCGCGGTGATGCTGCAAAGCACGCCCAAGCAGTTCATGGCCGGCCTGCGCATGCTGCGCTGGATCTTCCGCCCGCCCAACTTCGACCACGAGAAAATGATCCGCGAGGTCATCAACTGGAGCCAGACCTCGCGCAAGGGCGGCCTCTTGGCGCTGGAAGGCCTGATCGCCACCCAGCGCGACCCGTTCACCAAGAAGGCGATGCAGATGCTGGTGGACGGCACCGAGCCGGACACGCTGCGCGCGGTGATGGAGGTGGAGATCAGCATGTTCGAGCACGCCCGCAGGCAGGCGGCGCGCATCTGGGAGTCGGCCGGCGGCTACGCGCCGACCATGGGCATCCTGGGCGCGGTGCTGGGCCTGATCCACGTGATGGAGAACCTGTCCGACCCGTCCAAGCTGGGCGGCGGCATCGCGGTGGCCTTCGTCGCTACCGTCTACGGCGTCGGCTCGGCCAACCTGTTCTTCCTGCCCATGGCCAACAAGCTCAAGCACCTGGTGGCGTCGGAACTGGCGATGAAGGAGCTGGTGGTGGAAGGCGTGGTGGCGATCGCCAACGGCGAGAACCCGCGCATCATCGAGAGCCGGCTGCGCGGCTTCCTGGCGATGCACGAATAA